A genomic region of Alnus glutinosa chromosome 11, dhAlnGlut1.1, whole genome shotgun sequence contains the following coding sequences:
- the LOC133880931 gene encoding receptor-like serine/threonine-protein kinase SD1-8 isoform X1 — protein sequence MGSMTSKPLLLFVLLLILPYYTACFSVAGDTLSAGQSLSGSDTLLSEGSDFELGFFNPGGFSNIYLGIWYKQFYEKDFVWVANRENPLSDPSSSILILTEDGNLVLVGSYSNIPFWSTNLTFPGLNLTEAVLRNDGNFVSQNRSNPSIIFWESFDHPTDTLLPGAKLGIDKVTGKPKQLISWKNKDDPAPGVFSFGLDPNGSNQLLLEWNRSQIYWSSGVWNGKTHTFAFVPETNVNYFFDYSFVSNENGRYFTYSLYNHSFRSKYVMNSTGNIHLLAWVSGPWEWSLVWFQPRGESDVYGLCGPFGVYSENISRPSCECLKGFEPFSTHYTSLNDWSDGCVRKSPLQCENNTYANGKKDWFMNIPFLRLPVNSKAYSAASARNCEVACMNNCSCTAYVYNSSGYCVIWEGALLNSQQLSDGGEIIHLRLAADEHQSTKGKKWKVWVAVLVPTTGLIVCFFICFSTKGKLKRVGEKASSNNLLLFDFDTDLNAINEEMNINNNMKKKEKDFELPLFSYESVSIATNNFSAVNKLGEGGYGPVYKGKLLRRQEVAVKMLSKRSGQGIEEFRNETILIAKLQHRNLVRILGCCIERDEKILIYEYMPNQSLDVYLFDPIRKKMLAWETRVHIIKGIAQGLLYLHQYSRLRIIHRDLKPSNILLDSEMNPKISDFGMARIVGSNETEANTNRIVGTYGYMSPEYAIRGLYSIKSDIFSFGVLLLEILSGKKNTSFYDHSSLNLLRYAWELWIDDRSVELMDPTIGYPSSMSIMVRFMNIGLLCVQESPTDRPTMPDVVSMISNEHAPLPEPKQPAFTTGRNKMDTNPTIDSAGNCSKNSVTISTMEAR from the exons ATGGGTAGCATGACGAGTAAGCCATTGCTCTTATTTGTTCTGCTTCTAATCCTCCCTTATTACACAGCATGCTTCTCCGTAGCTGGTGATACCCTTTCGGCAGGTCAGTCTCTTTCAGGGAGCGACACCTTATTATCTGAAGGTAGCGATTTTGAGCTCGGTTTCTTCAACCCAGGAGGTTTTTCAAACATCTACCTGGGCATATGGTATAAACAATTTTATGAGAAGGACTTCGTTTGGGTAGCAAATAGAGAAAACCCTTTGTCTGACCCATCTTCCTCGATACTTATCCTCACAGAAGATGGCAATCTAGTCTTGGTTGGGAGTTATTCCAACATCCCATTTTGGTCGACAAATTTGACATTTCCTGGGTTAAATTTAACTGAAGCAGTACTTCGTAATGATGGGAATTTTGTTTCCCAAAATAGGTCGAACCCGTCTATTATATTTTGGGAAAGTTTCGACCATCCAACCGATACATTACTACCAGGTGCAAAGCTTGGGATTGATAAGGTTACTGGAAAACCAAAGCAGCTCATTTCATGGAAAAATAAAGACGATCCAGCACCTGGTGTGTTCTCGTTTGGGTTAGACCCAAATGGAAGCAATCAATTATTGTTAGAGTGGAACAGATCCCAAATCTATTGGAGTTCTGGAGTTTGGAATGGAAAAACTCACACCTTTGCCTTTGTTCCTGAGACGAATGTGAATTATTTCTTCGACTATAGTTTTGTGTCAAACGAAAATGGAAGATATTTTACTTATTCTCTTTATAATCATTCTTTCCGTTCTAAATATGTGATGAACTCTACAGGAAATATCCACCTATTGGCGTGGGTGTCTGGCCCTTGGGAATGGAGTTTAGTTTGGTTTCAACCGAGGGGCGAATCTGATGTCTATGGTTTGTGTGGTCCATTTGGCGTGTATAGTGAGAATATCTCGCGCCCCTCCTGTGAATGTTTAAAAGGTTTTGAACCATTTTCCACTCACTACACCAGTCTAAATGATTGGTCAGATGGCTGTGTGAGGAAATCCCCTTTGCAATGTGAAAATAATACGTATGCTAATGGCAAAAAAGATTGGTTCATGAACATACCATTCCTGAGATTGCCTGTTAATTCGAAAGCATATTCGGCAGCGAGTGCTAGGAATTGTGAAGTGGCTTGCATGAATAACTGTTCTTGCACAGCTTATGTTTATAATAGCAGCGGGTACTGTGTGATATGGGAAGGAGCTCTTTTGAACTCCCAGCAACTCTCAGATGGTGGGGAGATTATCCATCTCAGACTTGCTGCAGATGAGCATCAAAGTACCAAAG GCAAAAAATGGAAAGTATGGGTAGCTGTGCTAGTTCCAACAACAGGGCTTATCGTATGtttcttcatttgtttttcaaccAAAGGAAAGCTCAAACGCGTAG GAGAGAAGGCTTCAAGCAATAATCTACTATTATTTGATTTCGATACGGATCTCAATGCAATCAATGAAGAAATGAATATCAAcaataatatgaagaaaaaagagaaggattTTGAGTTACCTCTATTCAGTTATGAGAGCGTATCAATTGCAACTAATAATTTTTCAGCTGTAAATAAGCTTGGAGAAGGAGGTTATGGACCTGTTTACAAG GGAAAATTACTTAGAAGGCAGGAAGTTGCAGTGAAGATGCTTTCAAAAAGATCTGGACAAGGAATTGAGGAGTTCAGAAATGAGACAATACTAATTGCAAAACTTCAACATAGAAATCTTGTCAGAATCTTAGGTTGTTGTATTGAGCgagatgaaaaaatattaatatatgaatACATGCCTAATCAAAGTTTGGACGTCTACCTTTTTG ATCCAATCAGGAAAAAGATGTTAGCTTGGGAGACACGTGTACACATTATTAAAGGGATCGCCCAAgggcttctttatcttcatcaatattcaaGGTTACGAATCATACATAGAGATCTAAAACCGAGTAACATTCTCTTGGATAGTGAAatgaatccaaaaatatcagattttggcatggctCGAATAGTTGGAAGTAATGAAACAGAAGCAAACACAAACCGAATTGTTGGAACTTA CGGATACATGTCTCCCGAATATGCTATACGAGGTTTATACTCAATAAAGTCTGATATTTTTAGCTTTGGAGTATTGCTATTAGAGATTTTAAGTGGCAAGAAGAATACTAGCTTCTATGACCATAGTTCACTCAATCTTCTTAGATAT GCTTGGGAGTTGTGGATAGATGATCGAAGTGTGGAGTTGATGGATCCAACAATAGGGTATCCTTCTTCTATGTCTATTATGGTGAGATTCATGAACATTGGCCTTCTTTGTGTCCAAGAAAGCCCAACTGATCGACCTACCATGCCTGATGTAGTCTCAATGATTAGCAATGAACATGCTCCTCTACCTGAACCCAAGCAACCAGCGTTTACCACAGGCCGGAACAAGATGGACACAAATCCAACAATTGACAGTGCAGGAAATTGCTCAAAAAATAGTGTAACTATTTCAACAATGGAAGCCCGATGA
- the LOC133880931 gene encoding receptor-like serine/threonine-protein kinase SD1-8 isoform X2: MGSMTSKPLLLFVLLLILPYYTACFSVAGDTLSAGQSLSGSDTLLSEGSDFELGFFNPGGFSNIYLGIWYKQFYEKDFVWVANRENPLSDPSSSILILTEDGNLVLVGSYSNIPFWSTNLTFPGLNLTEAVLRNDGNFVSQNRSNPSIIFWESFDHPTDTLLPGAKLGIDKVTGKPKQLISWKNKDDPAPGVFSFGLDPNGSNQLLLEWNRSQIYWSSGVWNGKTHTFAFVPETNVNYFFDYSFVSNENGRYFTYSLYNHSFRSKYVMNSTGNIHLLAWVSGPWEWSLVWFQPRGESDVYGLCGPFGVYSENISRPSCECLKGFEPFSTHYTSLNDWSDGCVRKSPLQCENNTYANGKKDWFMNIPFLRLPVNSKAYSAASARNCEVACMNNCSCTAYVYNSSGYCVIWEGALLNSQQLSDGGEIIHLRLAADEHQSTKGKKWKVWVAVLVPTTGLIVCFFICFSTKGKLKRVGEKASSNNLLLFDFDTDLNAINEEMNINNNMKKKEKDFELPLFSYESVSIATNNFSAVNKLGEGGYGPVYKGKLLRRQEVAVKMLSKRSGQGIEEFRNETILIAKLQHRNLVRILGCCIERDEKILIYEYMPNQSLDVYLFDPIRKKMLAWETRVHIIKGIAQGLLYLHQYSRLRIIHRDLKPSNILLDSEMNPKISDFGMARIVGSNETEANTNRIVGT; encoded by the exons ATGGGTAGCATGACGAGTAAGCCATTGCTCTTATTTGTTCTGCTTCTAATCCTCCCTTATTACACAGCATGCTTCTCCGTAGCTGGTGATACCCTTTCGGCAGGTCAGTCTCTTTCAGGGAGCGACACCTTATTATCTGAAGGTAGCGATTTTGAGCTCGGTTTCTTCAACCCAGGAGGTTTTTCAAACATCTACCTGGGCATATGGTATAAACAATTTTATGAGAAGGACTTCGTTTGGGTAGCAAATAGAGAAAACCCTTTGTCTGACCCATCTTCCTCGATACTTATCCTCACAGAAGATGGCAATCTAGTCTTGGTTGGGAGTTATTCCAACATCCCATTTTGGTCGACAAATTTGACATTTCCTGGGTTAAATTTAACTGAAGCAGTACTTCGTAATGATGGGAATTTTGTTTCCCAAAATAGGTCGAACCCGTCTATTATATTTTGGGAAAGTTTCGACCATCCAACCGATACATTACTACCAGGTGCAAAGCTTGGGATTGATAAGGTTACTGGAAAACCAAAGCAGCTCATTTCATGGAAAAATAAAGACGATCCAGCACCTGGTGTGTTCTCGTTTGGGTTAGACCCAAATGGAAGCAATCAATTATTGTTAGAGTGGAACAGATCCCAAATCTATTGGAGTTCTGGAGTTTGGAATGGAAAAACTCACACCTTTGCCTTTGTTCCTGAGACGAATGTGAATTATTTCTTCGACTATAGTTTTGTGTCAAACGAAAATGGAAGATATTTTACTTATTCTCTTTATAATCATTCTTTCCGTTCTAAATATGTGATGAACTCTACAGGAAATATCCACCTATTGGCGTGGGTGTCTGGCCCTTGGGAATGGAGTTTAGTTTGGTTTCAACCGAGGGGCGAATCTGATGTCTATGGTTTGTGTGGTCCATTTGGCGTGTATAGTGAGAATATCTCGCGCCCCTCCTGTGAATGTTTAAAAGGTTTTGAACCATTTTCCACTCACTACACCAGTCTAAATGATTGGTCAGATGGCTGTGTGAGGAAATCCCCTTTGCAATGTGAAAATAATACGTATGCTAATGGCAAAAAAGATTGGTTCATGAACATACCATTCCTGAGATTGCCTGTTAATTCGAAAGCATATTCGGCAGCGAGTGCTAGGAATTGTGAAGTGGCTTGCATGAATAACTGTTCTTGCACAGCTTATGTTTATAATAGCAGCGGGTACTGTGTGATATGGGAAGGAGCTCTTTTGAACTCCCAGCAACTCTCAGATGGTGGGGAGATTATCCATCTCAGACTTGCTGCAGATGAGCATCAAAGTACCAAAG GCAAAAAATGGAAAGTATGGGTAGCTGTGCTAGTTCCAACAACAGGGCTTATCGTATGtttcttcatttgtttttcaaccAAAGGAAAGCTCAAACGCGTAG GAGAGAAGGCTTCAAGCAATAATCTACTATTATTTGATTTCGATACGGATCTCAATGCAATCAATGAAGAAATGAATATCAAcaataatatgaagaaaaaagagaaggattTTGAGTTACCTCTATTCAGTTATGAGAGCGTATCAATTGCAACTAATAATTTTTCAGCTGTAAATAAGCTTGGAGAAGGAGGTTATGGACCTGTTTACAAG GGAAAATTACTTAGAAGGCAGGAAGTTGCAGTGAAGATGCTTTCAAAAAGATCTGGACAAGGAATTGAGGAGTTCAGAAATGAGACAATACTAATTGCAAAACTTCAACATAGAAATCTTGTCAGAATCTTAGGTTGTTGTATTGAGCgagatgaaaaaatattaatatatgaatACATGCCTAATCAAAGTTTGGACGTCTACCTTTTTG ATCCAATCAGGAAAAAGATGTTAGCTTGGGAGACACGTGTACACATTATTAAAGGGATCGCCCAAgggcttctttatcttcatcaatattcaaGGTTACGAATCATACATAGAGATCTAAAACCGAGTAACATTCTCTTGGATAGTGAAatgaatccaaaaatatcagattttggcatggctCGAATAGTTGGAAGTAATGAAACAGAAGCAAACACAAACCGAATTGTTGGAACTTA G